Part of the Paludisphaera borealis genome, AGCTTTGCTCCACGACCGGGTTTGCGGGCATCTGCGCCTTGATTTCGTCGACCAAACTCGCAACCGACCTGTGCATGGAGTACCAGACTGCGGAAAGCACGGCACCAGCGATCAGCGTGATTATGAAAACTATGAGAAATGTATAATAGATCCTGTCTTGGCTCGGCGGCGCGGTCGCCATCGTTCCAAAGGACGTCGCGGCGATTCCCAGGAAGAAGAGCGCGAAGTTGAGGTACTACAATGAAGCCGGAGAGCCTTGGGCCAGCAGGTCGAGTTGATGTTCAAAGACCACGTAGGCTTTCAGCTCACCCGGCTGGGCCAGCTTGACGACCTGCCGGTATTCGTTCTTCATACCGACGCGCCCGAGAGCAGGCGAGTTGAAGCGCGCACCTGTCCAGGCCCGCCTCCCAGATCGACCACCACATGCCAATGCCCATGCTTGGGCACCGCTAGTCGCACCGGACTCTTGGTGGCGTACCCGCCGTAATAGCGGTATTTGCGGCCCTGCTTATAGTTGTCGTAATTGGATGAATCCATTAGCAGCACGTTGGCCGCGCGATCCAGCGTCACCTCCGCCACATCGCCCGCGTCCGCGTCGAATTCGTTGTTCAGATGGTTCATGCGAGCCACTCCTCCGTAACTTTGACACTTGCTCCTGTCATTCTACCCTTCCCGGCGGTTGGACAGCCAGCATCTCGACTTTCGATCGCCCGACCCGCAACGGGAGAACTCCGGATCGGAGGCTGGGCGTGGCGAGGGTCGCAGCGCGAGGCGTCCTTCACGAGTTCTTCATCGGAAGCCCATGCGATTCGATCCTCTCGGGTTTCTCAGGGCTGTGCTCGCGCGGCAAGATCGGTGCGGCGGCGATGATGAACTGAGGCGACGCGGTGCGTGTGGTCTTGATGCAAAACGGCGAGCGCATGATAATTCAATGCTCATGAAACAGGGCGCGACGTGCGGAGACGACGCGAGTTGATCGACTGGACTGGGCTGGTCGGCGTTCGATAGACGAACGCGACTGACCGGCGCGGGAGGATTCAAGCAAGAGATGTACGTACCCACGAAGCTGTTCTTCACCAAGGGAGTGGGCACCCACCGCGAAAAATTGACCAGCTTCGAGCTGGCCCTCCGGGACGCTCAAATCGCCTGCTACAACCTGGTGCGGGTTTCGAGCATTTTCCCGCCGCGCTGCAAAGAGGTCACGATCGAGCAGGGGTTGAAAGACCTCAGCCCCGGCCAGATCGTCCACGTCGTGATGAGCGAGAGCGCGACGGCCGAGCCCAATCGCCTGGTCGCCGCCAGCGTGGGCGTCGCCATCCCGCGCGACCGCGATCAGTTCGGCTACCTCTCCGAGCACCACTCCTACGGCCAGACCGCGAAGTCGGCGGCCGACTACGCCGAAGACCTCGCGGCCGAAATGCTGGCGACGATCCTCGGGGTCGAGTTCAACCCCAACAGCTCGTGGGACGAGAAGCGCGAGATCTGGAAGATCGCCGACGTCATCACCAAGACGAAGGAAGTCACCCAGACCGCCGTCGGCCACAAGGACGGCCTCTGGACGACCGTCGTCGCCGCCGCCATTTTGCTCCCGTGACCGTCGCCGGAGGCTCGATCGTCGCATGAAAACGCGCGTTCGAGCCGTCGACGTCGATCATCCGGAACCCGAGATCATCGAGGAGGCCGCCGCGATTCTGTCGCAAGGCGGCCTCGTCGCTTTCGCCACCGAGACGGTCTACGGCCTGGGGGCGGACGCCACCAACGCCGAGGCCGTCGGCCGGATCTTCGAGGCCAAGGGGCGGCCGTCGTTCAACCCCTTGATCGTCCACGTCGAAGGGGTCCCCCACGCGCGGACGTTCACGACCGCCTGGACCGAATCGGCCCAGCGGCTCGCCGACCGCTTCTGGCCGGGCCCGCTCACCTTGAT contains:
- a CDS encoding DUF1883 domain-containing protein; translation: MNHLNNEFDADAGDVAEVTLDRAANVLLMDSSNYDNYKQGRKYRYYGGYATKSPVRLAVPKHGHWHVVVDLGGGPGQVRASTRLLSGASV
- a CDS encoding pyruvoyl-dependent arginine decarboxylase, which translates into the protein MYVPTKLFFTKGVGTHREKLTSFELALRDAQIACYNLVRVSSIFPPRCKEVTIEQGLKDLSPGQIVHVVMSESATAEPNRLVAASVGVAIPRDRDQFGYLSEHHSYGQTAKSAADYAEDLAAEMLATILGVEFNPNSSWDEKREIWKIADVITKTKEVTQTAVGHKDGLWTTVVAAAILLP